Proteins encoded in a region of the Ziziphus jujuba cultivar Dongzao chromosome 3, ASM3175591v1 genome:
- the LOC125423140 gene encoding uncharacterized protein LOC125423140, with product MEIKQVAQTLIVSHVLRFIRALSNAKSKATSHLIQLLKEKKPMQWLYITTRKNTSKIKKMINKEAKIFFDSFRLHYDWCSSTHVLPVPALVEDCPESQLSGYLEWLEKNDVHDKTTSMADQSEADVDNNDIDRQADLFIARCHEKFRSEMEESYRRYQETLARSM from the coding sequence ATGGAAATCAAACAAGTAGCTCAAACTCTCATTGTCTCGCACGTGTTACGCTTCATTCGTGCGTTATCCAATGCCAAATCCAAAGCTACGTCCCATCTTATTCAGcttctcaaagaaaaaaaacccatGCAATGGCTTTATATCACCACTAGAAAAAACACGAGCAAGATCAAGAAGATGATCAACAAGGAGGCCAAGATATTCTTTGACTCGTTCAGGCTGCACTATGACTGGTGTTCTTCCACTCATGTCTTGCCTGTGCCGGCTCTGGTTGAAGATTGTCCCGAGTCTCAGCTTTCTGGGTATCTGGAATGGCTTGAAAAGAATGACGTTCATGATAAGACCACGTCTATGGCTGACCAATCGGAGGCCGACGTAGATAACAATGATATCGACCGGCAAGCCGACTTGTTTATTGCGAGATGCCATGAGAAGTTTAGGTCGGAAATGGAAGAGTCTTACAGGAGATACCAAGAAACGCTGGCTAGAAGCATGTGA